One window of Catenulispora sp. GP43 genomic DNA carries:
- a CDS encoding ECF subfamily RNA polymerase sigma factor, BldN family, with the protein MYRDNFGLNGYSAKVGGDPFARTGSLSTQVLSTHVPMPMPTPAPLLDRQERGLLMLREAIRVVAGDGGGRGAHAAGTRSGSGARHGGGSGTADRAGGPVAGDGESEAMVHLVRQAQEGSADAFGELYRIYCDTVFRYIYYRVSTRALAEDLTSETFVRALRRITTFSWQGRDFGAWLVTIARNLVADHFKSSRHRMEVSTGEMLDSNEVEASPEDSVLEHLSNEALLDAVHRLNDQQRECVTLRFLQGLSVAETADIMGKNEGAIKTLQYRAVRTLARLLPAEAL; encoded by the coding sequence GTGTACCGGGACAACTTCGGACTCAACGGATACAGCGCGAAGGTGGGTGGCGACCCGTTCGCCCGCACCGGCTCGCTGTCCACGCAGGTGCTGTCCACGCACGTACCGATGCCGATGCCGACGCCGGCGCCGCTGCTGGACCGCCAGGAGCGCGGCCTGCTCATGCTGCGCGAGGCCATCCGGGTCGTGGCAGGCGACGGCGGCGGGCGCGGCGCGCACGCCGCGGGCACCCGGTCGGGAAGCGGCGCCCGCCACGGCGGGGGCTCGGGCACCGCGGACCGCGCCGGCGGCCCGGTCGCCGGCGACGGCGAGTCCGAGGCGATGGTGCACCTGGTCCGCCAGGCCCAGGAGGGCAGCGCCGACGCCTTCGGCGAGCTCTACCGCATCTACTGCGACACGGTCTTCCGGTACATCTACTACCGCGTGTCGACCCGCGCCCTGGCCGAGGACCTCACCAGCGAGACCTTCGTGCGCGCGCTGCGCCGCATCACCACCTTCAGCTGGCAGGGCCGGGACTTCGGGGCCTGGCTGGTGACCATCGCCCGCAACCTGGTGGCCGACCACTTCAAGTCCAGCCGCCACCGCATGGAGGTCTCCACCGGCGAGATGCTCGACTCCAACGAGGTCGAGGCGTCCCCGGAGGACTCGGTGCTGGAGCACCTGTCCAACGAGGCCCTGTTGGACGCCGTCCACCGGCTCAACGACCAACAGCGGGAGTGTGTCACGCTCCGTTTCTTACAAGGACTCTCCGTAGCGGAGACGGCCGACATCATGGGCAAGAACGAGGGCGCGATCAAGACGCTCCAGTACCGCGCGGTGCGCACGCTTGCGCGACTCCTGCCGGCCGAAGCCCTCTAA
- a CDS encoding DUF5667 domain-containing protein: protein MAAAFGERQRAEQFARLLDGLDGSRDGGSGVATLIPPQKADPELTAMLRVVESVIDEGRAHAPTVRPAFREQLGARLHRDFLVLFNADVDGGPGDGDVLVRGRTPWRRRLIGGGVAFGVLSGGLGGVAWAASSALPGDPLYGVKRSLENMRVSVSGSDLERGEQYLGQAKTRLEEIHKLLGRHDSNVDGSDSSKLIAETTDNLYKDVDSAGQLLAPLAESGDTEALTNLQNFLTVYQPQVQDLETLLSPDTQDEARRVVALMDSLDARLTTAQANLARQRAAQQHPTGSDTGAHRGGALPSTPMPTGTPSSHPAPGQHTPSPGGPTGTDSAGPTTAPSASPSSDPSSVHVSVPIGSSGTTLSVPPLISGLPPIGITLGNTAPATGPTTGGPPNTDPNPN from the coding sequence ATGGCCGCAGCATTCGGCGAGCGCCAGCGGGCCGAGCAGTTCGCCAGGCTGCTTGACGGTCTCGACGGCTCGCGGGACGGCGGCTCGGGTGTCGCCACGCTCATCCCGCCCCAGAAGGCCGACCCCGAGCTCACAGCGATGCTGCGGGTGGTCGAGAGCGTCATCGACGAGGGCCGCGCGCACGCGCCCACGGTGCGCCCGGCGTTCCGCGAACAGCTCGGTGCCCGCCTGCACCGCGACTTCCTGGTCCTGTTCAACGCGGACGTGGACGGCGGACCCGGCGACGGCGACGTGCTGGTGCGCGGCCGCACCCCGTGGCGGCGCCGGCTGATCGGCGGCGGCGTGGCGTTCGGCGTGCTGTCCGGGGGCCTGGGCGGCGTGGCGTGGGCGGCATCCAGCGCACTGCCCGGCGACCCGCTGTACGGCGTCAAGCGCAGCCTGGAGAACATGCGGGTCTCGGTCTCCGGCTCCGACCTGGAGCGCGGCGAGCAGTACCTGGGGCAGGCCAAGACCCGCCTGGAGGAGATCCACAAGCTGCTGGGCCGGCATGACTCGAACGTGGACGGCTCCGACTCCAGCAAGCTCATCGCCGAGACCACGGACAACCTGTACAAGGACGTCGACAGCGCCGGGCAGCTGCTGGCCCCGCTGGCCGAGTCCGGCGACACCGAGGCGCTGACCAACCTGCAGAACTTCCTGACCGTCTACCAGCCGCAGGTCCAGGACCTGGAGACGCTGCTGTCGCCGGACACGCAGGACGAGGCGCGGCGCGTGGTGGCGCTGATGGACTCGCTGGACGCCCGGCTGACCACCGCCCAGGCGAACCTGGCCAGGCAGCGGGCCGCCCAGCAGCACCCGACCGGCTCGGACACCGGCGCGCACCGCGGCGGCGCCCTGCCGTCCACGCCGATGCCGACCGGGACGCCCTCCTCGCACCCGGCGCCGGGCCAGCACACCCCGAGCCCGGGCGGCCCGACCGGCACCGACTCCGCGGGCCCGACGACGGCGCCCAGCGCCAGCCCCTCCAGCGACCCGTCGAGCGTGCACGTCTCGGTGCCGATCGGCTCCAGCGGCACCACGCTGAGCGTGCCGCCGCTGATCAGCGGGCTGCCGCCGATCGGGATCACGCTCGGGAACACGGCGCCGGCCACCGGGCCGACCACCGGCGGGCCGCCGAACACCGACCCGAACCCGAACTAG
- a CDS encoding PadR family transcriptional regulator, translating to MSSSSSRTEQTFQILTALVDGPLHGYGIIQEVARLSDGRTELRVGTLYGALDRLSGEGLLVLDREETVSGRLRRYYRLTDAGAQVLAGEAERLARQAAVALERLRKRGVPRASLGGTA from the coding sequence ATGAGTTCATCGAGTAGCCGGACGGAGCAGACGTTCCAGATCCTGACCGCGCTCGTCGACGGACCGCTGCACGGATACGGGATCATCCAGGAGGTCGCCCGCTTGTCGGACGGCCGGACCGAGTTGCGCGTGGGCACGCTCTACGGCGCACTGGACCGGCTGTCCGGCGAGGGCCTGCTGGTCCTGGACCGCGAGGAGACGGTCTCGGGCCGCCTGCGCCGCTACTACCGCCTCACCGACGCCGGCGCGCAGGTGCTCGCCGGCGAGGCGGAGCGGCTCGCGCGGCAGGCGGCGGTGGCGCTCGAGCGGCTGCGGAAACGGGGGGTGCCGCGTGCGTCCCTGGGAGGGACGGCATGA
- a CDS encoding Crp/Fnr family transcriptional regulator, producing the protein MVRDEDGWRFWDLLDAMAAEEIRSRTVYQVFRAGDSLTGEGEDTHRVFFIQSGWVSVIQHSTVGATRILAVRGPGDVVGELASLSERPRSATVRARSTVEARGMSGEAFMDLAERTPSIARALLRTLAERLHDADRHRTQLHGSVALGAVADKLLEIHSYADSGQDRPVFTQEEVACWAGVSVPALARSLRTLREAGVIRSARQRIVVLDEKALREVAQNGRVAD; encoded by the coding sequence ATGGTGCGTGACGAAGACGGTTGGCGGTTCTGGGATCTCCTCGACGCTATGGCAGCCGAGGAGATCCGCTCGCGGACCGTCTACCAGGTGTTCCGGGCCGGGGATTCGCTGACCGGCGAGGGGGAGGACACCCATCGGGTGTTCTTCATCCAGTCCGGGTGGGTTTCGGTGATCCAGCACAGCACCGTCGGGGCCACCCGGATCCTCGCGGTCCGCGGGCCCGGGGACGTGGTGGGGGAGCTGGCCAGCCTGTCCGAGCGGCCGCGCAGCGCCACCGTCAGGGCCCGCAGTACCGTCGAGGCGCGGGGGATGAGCGGCGAGGCCTTCATGGACCTCGCGGAGCGCACCCCCTCCATAGCCCGGGCGCTGCTCCGCACTCTGGCCGAACGCCTCCATGACGCCGACCGGCACCGCACCCAGCTGCACGGCTCCGTCGCGCTCGGCGCGGTCGCCGACAAGCTCCTGGAGATCCACTCCTACGCCGACTCCGGGCAGGACCGTCCTGTGTTCACCCAGGAGGAGGTCGCGTGCTGGGCCGGGGTCAGCGTGCCCGCCCTGGCCCGCTCCCTGCGCACGCTCCGCGAGGCCGGCGTCATCCGCAGCGCGCGGCAGCGCATCGTCGTGCTCGATGAAAAGGCCCTGCGCGAGGTCGCGCAAAACGGTCGCGTAGCCGACTGA
- a CDS encoding lysophospholipid acyltransferase family protein, protein MADRSEADAAPEHAPEHASELAPEQASEQAQASEHAPEHAQHPSGGWEAKAAGAVAFLRRRVTGDYEVDEFGFDPDLNDNLLMGALRPLYDKYFRVEVSGIENVPSEGGALIVANHSGTVPVDALMTQVALLDHHPARRHLRMLAADLVFTLPFVGELARKMGHTLACNPDAERLLRGGEVVAVFPEGFKGVGKPFSQRYRLQRFGRGGFVSAALRTGVPIIPVSIVGAEEIYPKIADLKPLARLIGLPYFPITPTFPLLGPLGLVPLPTKWHIAFGEPIATTGYDAGAADDPMLVFDLTDQVRETIQDTLYRLLLQRRSVFF, encoded by the coding sequence GTGGCGGACCGGTCCGAGGCGGATGCCGCTCCAGAGCACGCTCCAGAACACGCCTCGGAGCTAGCCCCGGAGCAAGCGTCGGAGCAAGCCCAAGCGTCGGAGCACGCCCCGGAGCACGCCCAGCACCCCTCAGGCGGCTGGGAGGCCAAGGCGGCTGGCGCCGTGGCGTTCCTGCGCCGCCGGGTCACCGGCGACTACGAGGTCGACGAGTTCGGCTTCGACCCGGACCTCAACGACAACCTCCTGATGGGCGCCCTGCGCCCGCTCTACGACAAGTACTTCCGCGTCGAGGTCTCCGGCATCGAGAACGTCCCGTCCGAGGGCGGCGCCCTGATAGTGGCGAACCACTCCGGCACGGTCCCGGTGGACGCGCTGATGACCCAGGTGGCGCTCCTAGACCACCACCCGGCCCGCCGCCACCTGCGCATGCTGGCCGCCGACCTGGTCTTCACGCTGCCGTTCGTGGGTGAGCTGGCCCGCAAAATGGGCCACACCCTGGCCTGCAACCCCGACGCCGAGCGCCTGCTGCGCGGCGGCGAGGTCGTGGCGGTGTTCCCGGAGGGCTTCAAGGGCGTCGGCAAGCCCTTCTCACAGCGCTACCGGCTCCAGCGCTTCGGCCGCGGCGGCTTCGTCTCGGCGGCGCTGCGCACCGGCGTGCCGATCATCCCGGTGTCCATCGTCGGCGCCGAGGAGATCTATCCCAAGATCGCGGACCTCAAGCCGCTGGCCCGCCTGATCGGGCTGCCGTACTTCCCGATCACCCCGACCTTCCCGCTGCTCGGCCCGCTCGGCCTGGTGCCGCTGCCGACGAAGTGGCACATCGCCTTCGGCGAGCCGATCGCCACCACCGGGTACGACGCCGGCGCCGCCGACGACCCGATGCTCGTCTTCGACCTGACCGACCAGGTGCGGGAGACGATCCAGGACACGCTGTACCGGCTGCTGTTGCAGCGCCGGTCGGTGTTCTTCTGA
- a CDS encoding NAD-dependent epimerase/dehydratase family protein, whose amino-acid sequence MAAAGRTRADGKPSGGRRVLVIGADSRLGRSVVEALREQGRVRFVAGADGADASGSPAIARLIAETDPDTVVHLGLEPLPSRAGGRAAMKERNVIGTMQLLAAASRAPGLKRLVVKSSGAVYGCAPRDPALFAEDTPPHLPPTSGYGKDVAEAEGYVRGFARRRPDVAVSVLRFAPFAGPGVASPLLDYLTLPVVPTVLGYDPRLQFVHLADAVRALVLATLGGHPGTYNVAGDGAMPLSQITRRLGRPTIPVLSFGAGFFGGVIRRAGIVDFTPDQVAMVRYGRVLDTARVKERLGWEPGHTTAEALRAHAEAAGLKPVVPGWTKGY is encoded by the coding sequence ATGGCAGCAGCGGGTCGGACTCGGGCGGACGGCAAGCCGTCCGGCGGCCGTCGCGTGCTCGTGATCGGTGCGGACAGCCGTCTGGGACGGTCCGTCGTCGAGGCCCTGCGTGAGCAAGGCCGCGTCCGCTTCGTCGCGGGCGCCGACGGGGCCGACGCCTCCGGCTCCCCCGCTATCGCCCGCCTCATCGCCGAGACGGACCCCGACACCGTGGTCCACCTGGGCCTGGAGCCCCTGCCCTCGCGGGCCGGCGGCCGGGCGGCGATGAAGGAACGCAACGTCATCGGGACCATGCAACTGCTGGCCGCCGCCTCTCGGGCGCCGGGGCTGAAGCGGCTGGTCGTCAAGTCCAGCGGCGCGGTCTACGGATGCGCGCCCCGCGACCCGGCCCTGTTCGCCGAGGACACACCGCCGCACCTGCCGCCGACCTCCGGCTACGGCAAGGACGTGGCGGAGGCCGAGGGGTACGTCCGCGGTTTCGCCCGGCGCCGCCCCGACGTGGCGGTGTCCGTGCTGCGCTTCGCGCCGTTCGCCGGTCCCGGCGTGGCCTCCCCGCTGCTGGACTACCTCACCCTGCCGGTGGTGCCCACGGTGCTGGGCTACGACCCGCGCCTGCAGTTCGTGCACCTCGCCGACGCGGTCCGGGCCCTGGTGCTGGCCACGCTGGGCGGGCACCCGGGCACCTACAACGTGGCCGGCGACGGCGCCATGCCGCTGTCCCAGATCACCCGCCGCCTGGGCCGCCCGACCATCCCGGTGCTGTCCTTCGGCGCCGGCTTCTTCGGCGGCGTGATCCGCCGGGCCGGCATCGTCGACTTCACGCCCGACCAGGTGGCGATGGTCCGCTACGGCCGGGTCCTGGACACCGCGCGGGTCAAGGAGCGCCTGGGCTGGGAGCCGGGGCACACCACCGCCGAGGCGCTACGGGCGCACGCCGAGGCCGCCGGCCTGAAGCCGGTCGTGCCCGGCTGGACGAAGGGGTACTGA
- a CDS encoding 30S ribosomal protein bS22 — MGSVIKKRRKRMAKKKHRKLLKKTRIQRRNKKK, encoded by the coding sequence GTGGGCTCAGTCATCAAGAAGCGCCGTAAGCGTATGGCCAAGAAGAAGCACCGCAAGCTGCTCAAGAAGACGCGCATCCAGCGTCGCAACAAGAAGAAGTAG
- a CDS encoding helix-turn-helix domain-containing protein, which produces MHGSARTGGDAARLSEVKFLTVAEVAQVMRVSKMTVYRLVHSGELPAVRVGRSFRVPEQAVQEYLRDAYVADTL; this is translated from the coding sequence ATGCACGGGAGCGCTCGCACGGGCGGCGACGCCGCGCGGCTCTCCGAGGTCAAGTTCCTCACGGTCGCCGAAGTCGCCCAGGTCATGCGGGTGTCCAAGATGACGGTGTACCGCTTGGTGCACAGCGGGGAACTGCCCGCGGTCCGGGTGGGCCGCTCCTTCCGGGTCCCCGAACAAGCCGTGCAGGAATACCTGCGCGACGCCTACGTGGCGGACACTCTTTAG
- a CDS encoding phosphatase, with protein sequence MTAAPARDELRDHLLTHRIAGAVATPREDNLRKYAMFAERDPYHLFGLEPERVWTQSDVVKLMADRAGVSADPKYRSGQDHIDVDRTLDGLDRFADRLGLARERRQRVLLATGHPSTLLAVHLAFAAGLREAGCEVIEAGAGWSYQASAQVGRKRRSIAYFGGVGVTAEGGSLVHTHSARPIRAALASLAGDGEPLPDLVVADHGWCGGAGQAGIDAIGFADSNDPALFVGEAEGVVQVAVPLDDGIAPRHYTPMSRYVLARAGL encoded by the coding sequence ATGACCGCCGCCCCCGCTCGCGACGAACTCCGGGACCACCTGCTGACGCACCGCATCGCCGGTGCCGTGGCGACTCCGCGGGAGGACAACCTCCGCAAGTACGCGATGTTCGCCGAGCGGGATCCGTACCACCTGTTCGGGCTGGAGCCGGAGCGGGTGTGGACGCAGAGCGACGTCGTGAAGCTGATGGCCGACCGCGCCGGGGTGTCCGCGGACCCGAAGTATCGCTCGGGACAGGACCACATCGACGTCGACCGCACGCTGGACGGCCTGGACCGGTTCGCCGACCGGCTCGGGCTGGCGCGCGAGCGGCGGCAGCGGGTCCTGCTGGCCACCGGGCATCCCAGCACCCTGCTGGCCGTGCACCTGGCCTTCGCCGCCGGGCTGCGCGAGGCCGGGTGCGAGGTGATAGAGGCCGGCGCCGGCTGGTCGTATCAGGCCTCGGCGCAGGTCGGGCGCAAGCGCCGGTCCATCGCCTACTTCGGCGGGGTGGGGGTGACGGCCGAGGGCGGGTCGCTGGTGCACACGCACTCCGCGCGGCCCATCCGGGCCGCGCTGGCGTCGCTGGCCGGGGACGGCGAGCCGCTGCCGGACCTGGTGGTGGCCGACCACGGCTGGTGCGGCGGGGCGGGGCAGGCCGGGATCGACGCGATCGGGTTCGCCGACTCCAACGACCCGGCGCTGTTCGTCGGGGAGGCCGAGGGCGTGGTGCAGGTGGCGGTGCCGCTCGACGACGGCATCGCGCCCCGGCACTACACGCCTATGTCACGGTACGTACTCGCTCGGGCCGGCTTATAG
- a CDS encoding ABC transporter permease, translated as MRVTESFRVAFDALRANRLRSLLTMLGVVIGVAAVVVLVAIGGGAKQLVTSEVEGLGSNIVFVAPGKFQLGTSPAISRLQLSDADYLDRVLGRPDAVAVSLASAENLRAGTNTFYATVQGTTANVVDVFDRPVAEGRYVSKADIATARRVIVLGPDAAAALFPNTDPIGRQVDMGGVEFRVIGLFQAKGGAFGLSPDSEVHIPVTAAQRLFGMQTISGFATKADSPGDVDATGAKMVDALKQKYRGDEFTAVSQTEILGTIGKILSLLTLVLAAIAGISLLVGGVGVSNIMLVSVRERTKEIGLRKALGARQRDILAQFLLEAVMLTSIGGVIGIGLGIGVSYILSAFTPLPAVLAWWSIVLAFGVSAAVGVFFGVMPARRAGRLDPVVALRTE; from the coding sequence ATGAGAGTCACCGAATCCTTCCGCGTCGCCTTCGACGCCCTGCGTGCCAACCGCCTGCGCTCCCTGCTGACCATGCTCGGCGTGGTGATCGGCGTCGCCGCGGTGGTCGTCCTGGTCGCGATCGGCGGCGGCGCGAAGCAGCTGGTCACCTCCGAGGTGGAGGGTCTGGGCTCGAACATCGTGTTCGTCGCGCCCGGCAAGTTCCAGCTCGGCACCTCCCCGGCCATCTCCCGGCTCCAGCTCTCCGACGCCGACTACCTGGACCGGGTGCTCGGACGGCCCGACGCCGTCGCCGTCTCTTTGGCGTCGGCCGAGAACCTGCGCGCCGGGACCAACACCTTCTACGCGACGGTGCAGGGGACCACGGCGAACGTCGTCGACGTCTTCGACCGGCCGGTCGCCGAGGGGCGGTACGTCTCCAAGGCCGACATCGCCACCGCGCGCCGGGTGATCGTCCTGGGCCCCGACGCCGCCGCCGCGCTGTTCCCGAACACCGATCCCATCGGCCGCCAGGTGGACATGGGCGGCGTCGAGTTCCGGGTGATCGGGCTCTTCCAGGCCAAGGGCGGTGCCTTCGGCCTGAGTCCGGACAGCGAGGTGCACATCCCGGTCACCGCCGCGCAGCGGCTGTTCGGCATGCAGACCATCTCAGGCTTCGCCACCAAGGCCGACAGCCCCGGTGACGTGGACGCCACCGGCGCCAAGATGGTCGACGCGCTGAAACAGAAGTACCGGGGCGACGAGTTCACCGCGGTGTCCCAGACCGAGATCCTCGGCACCATCGGCAAGATCCTGTCGCTGCTCACCCTGGTGCTGGCCGCGATCGCCGGCATCTCGCTGCTGGTCGGCGGGGTCGGGGTGTCCAACATCATGCTGGTCTCGGTCCGGGAGCGGACCAAGGAGATCGGGCTGCGCAAGGCGCTCGGCGCGCGCCAGCGCGACATCCTGGCGCAGTTCCTCCTGGAGGCCGTGATGCTGACGAGCATCGGCGGCGTCATAGGGATCGGGCTCGGTATAGGCGTGTCTTACATACTGTCCGCCTTCACACCGCTGCCCGCGGTCCTGGCGTGGTGGTCGATCGTGCTGGCGTTCGGGGTGTCCGCCGCGGTGGGGGTGTTCTTCGGGGTGATGCCCGCGCGGCGGGCCGGAAGGCTCGATCCGGTGGTGGCTCTGCGGACCGAATAG
- a CDS encoding ABC transporter ATP-binding protein, whose product MAEIEAVDVTRSYSMDGVTVDALRGVSLTIEEGDYAAIIGPSGSGKSTLMHLLGCLDRPTSGTLLVRGRDVGTLDDSELAELRNQTIGFVFQAFQLLARTTALDNVALPLVYRGVRRAERRRRAAEALEAVNLGHRIGHRPTQMSGGEQQRVAIARALVGEPALLLADEPTGNLDTVNGDEVMGILERLNKERGVAVVLVTHEADIAARARRIIRVRDGLIEGTAEAPESS is encoded by the coding sequence ATGGCCGAAATAGAGGCGGTAGACGTCACTCGGTCGTACAGCATGGACGGCGTCACCGTGGACGCCCTGCGCGGCGTCTCCCTGACCATCGAAGAGGGCGACTACGCGGCGATCATCGGACCGTCCGGCTCCGGGAAGTCCACGCTGATGCACCTGCTCGGCTGCCTGGACCGGCCGACCTCCGGCACCCTCCTGGTCCGGGGCCGCGATGTCGGCACGCTGGACGACAGCGAGCTGGCCGAACTCAGGAACCAGACGATCGGGTTCGTCTTCCAGGCGTTCCAGCTTCTGGCACGGACCACAGCCTTGGACAACGTCGCACTGCCTCTCGTCTATAGAGGAGTACGCAGGGCGGAACGCAGAAGGCGTGCAGCCGAGGCACTGGAGGCCGTGAACCTGGGGCACCGCATAGGGCACCGGCCCACGCAGATGTCCGGCGGAGAACAGCAGCGCGTCGCTATAGCGCGAGCGCTAGTAGGGGAACCCGCACTACTTCTAGCGGACGAACCCACAGGGAACCTCGACACCGTCAACGGCGATGAGGTGATGGGGATCCTGGAACGGCTCAACAAGGAACGCGGAGTCGCGGTCGTCCTGGTGACCCACGAGGCTGATATCGCGGCGCGCGCCCGAAGGATCATCCGGGTGAGGGACGGCCTTATAGAGGGCACAGCGGAAGCACCGGAGTCCTCATGA
- a CDS encoding efflux RND transporter periplasmic adaptor subunit, which translates to MTKRGTAIAGLVLSSLLVAGLSACGSGTPSGITKAPVAYGPVTQVVEAPATVTPKSQITLDATASGSVAQLMVADGQHVTAGQTLLKIDSPDAQAQLNAAKAADAQAAAQGKKSSGGGSVLDFSQSEADADANAEKAFDAAQATANQIADPAIKASILSQITSARNQYATASSEVRTTIANFNNGIASASDVIGSLSDAQRTQTQAAVAIAQKTVDSLTIKASISGDISLRSGVGGASASGVDVSSLLSQLGGNLGALAGAAGGSLGSAASGAGGSTDPGDDTVISQGSPVDSGAPLLVITDSSTLTVTAQVDETSILQVTPGVTADMQLDAVPDGDYPGTVISVDSQGEASSRGGVTYRVRLSLGAGTLGDGSAAPVPRPGMSAVADLQVANKPHVLAVPVAAIVHDGNQDTVWLVTAGKAHRHVVRLGAQGDTTVEVSSGLNAGDVIVTSGADKVHDGQKL; encoded by the coding sequence GTGACCAAACGTGGCACGGCAATAGCGGGGTTGGTTCTCAGTTCTCTACTCGTCGCCGGATTGAGCGCCTGTGGTAGCGGTACTCCGTCCGGGATCACCAAAGCGCCGGTGGCCTACGGACCTGTCACCCAGGTCGTCGAGGCGCCGGCGACTGTGACACCGAAGTCACAGATCACGCTCGACGCGACCGCCTCGGGCTCCGTCGCCCAGCTGATGGTCGCCGACGGCCAGCACGTCACCGCCGGCCAGACCCTTCTGAAGATCGACTCGCCGGACGCGCAGGCCCAGCTGAACGCCGCGAAGGCGGCGGACGCCCAGGCCGCGGCGCAGGGCAAGAAGTCCTCCGGCGGCGGCAGCGTCCTGGACTTCTCCCAGTCGGAGGCCGACGCCGACGCGAACGCTGAGAAGGCCTTCGACGCCGCGCAGGCCACCGCGAACCAGATCGCCGATCCGGCGATCAAGGCGTCGATCCTGAGCCAGATCACCAGCGCGCGGAATCAGTACGCCACAGCGTCCTCCGAGGTGCGGACCACTATCGCGAACTTCAATAACGGGATCGCCTCCGCATCGGACGTGATCGGTTCCCTTAGCGATGCACAACGGACCCAGACACAGGCCGCAGTCGCTATAGCGCAGAAGACAGTGGACTCCCTCACTATCAAGGCCTCCATATCGGGGGACATATCCCTGCGCAGCGGAGTCGGCGGAGCCAGTGCCTCCGGAGTGGATGTCTCCTCCTTGCTGTCCCAGCTCGGCGGGAACCTCGGTGCGCTGGCCGGCGCGGCCGGCGGCAGCCTCGGATCCGCCGCCTCCGGGGCCGGCGGGAGCACCGACCCGGGGGACGACACCGTGATCTCCCAGGGGTCCCCGGTGGACTCCGGGGCCCCGCTGCTGGTCATCACCGACTCCTCGACCCTGACGGTGACCGCGCAGGTCGACGAGACCTCCATCCTCCAGGTCACCCCGGGCGTCACCGCCGACATGCAGTTGGACGCGGTCCCCGACGGCGACTACCCCGGGACCGTCATCTCCGTCGACAGCCAGGGCGAGGCCTCCAGCCGGGGCGGCGTCACCTACCGGGTCCGGCTCTCCTTGGGGGCCGGAACGCTGGGCGACGGTTCCGCGGCCCCGGTCCCGCGCCCCGGGATGAGTGCCGTGGCCGACCTACAGGTCGCGAACAAGCCGCATGTGCTCGCGGTGCCGGTGGCGGCCATCGTGCACGACGGCAACCAGGACACGGTGTGGCTGGTGACCGCGGGCAAGGCGCACCGGCACGTGGTCCGGCTCGGCGCGCAGGGCGACACCACGGTGGAGGTCTCGTCGGGGCTGAACGCCGGGGACGTGATCGTCACTTCGGGGGCCGACAAGGTCCACGACGGGCAGAAGCTCTAA